The following proteins come from a genomic window of Alphaproteobacteria bacterium:
- a CDS encoding type II toxin-antitoxin system HipA family toxin yields the protein MNPMLDVYLNNQLVGTLEQRKGGSLAFSYDSQFLTGAKSGISLSLPLQSEPFEEGPAKTFFSGLLPEEGVRDRLAAYLGLSKRNTFSLLEAIGGDCAGALALYPQDQRPENSKQEVETLDNIRLKEILDLIRRRPMLGGEDGYRLSLAGAQDKLAVGFANGQVLLIKGGGPTTHILKPMIEHVKDSAHNELFCMKLAKIAGIDVPDVSLHYVDDTPYYLVERYDRILHSNSTVTRIHQEDFCQASGIAPEMKYEREGGPSIAHCQHLIVNCAVRPAADQIKFLNMIIFNYLIGNADAHGKNFSLLYKNEKPELAPAYDLLSTTIYPDLSQKLAMKIGGQYKPQDIYLRHFYRLVSDTKTAQANLRKQINAMTQELYNSACELKESLAHKGISSPIFNDIIAIIQERSAKLSD from the coding sequence TTCATTATCATTACCCTTACAGAGCGAGCCTTTTGAGGAAGGACCAGCTAAAACATTTTTCTCAGGACTCCTCCCCGAAGAAGGTGTCAGAGATCGTCTAGCCGCCTATTTGGGCCTCTCGAAACGAAATACATTCTCTTTATTAGAAGCTATTGGCGGAGATTGTGCAGGCGCCTTGGCTTTATATCCTCAGGATCAAAGACCTGAGAACTCAAAGCAAGAGGTTGAGACTCTTGACAACATCCGTTTAAAAGAAATTTTGGATCTTATCCGGCGACGCCCCATGTTAGGTGGTGAGGATGGTTATAGACTTTCTCTGGCAGGCGCACAAGATAAATTAGCAGTTGGCTTTGCAAATGGACAAGTTCTTTTAATAAAAGGAGGCGGACCAACAACTCATATTTTAAAGCCTATGATTGAGCACGTCAAAGATAGCGCTCATAATGAATTATTTTGTATGAAACTTGCAAAAATTGCTGGCATTGATGTTCCTGACGTTAGCTTGCATTACGTTGATGATACGCCCTATTATTTGGTTGAGAGATACGATCGCATCCTGCATTCAAACAGCACTGTAACACGTATTCATCAAGAAGATTTTTGCCAGGCCTCTGGGATTGCTCCTGAAATGAAATATGAACGCGAAGGGGGGCCAAGCATCGCTCACTGCCAACATCTAATTGTCAATTGCGCTGTAAGACCTGCTGCAGATCAAATTAAGTTTCTAAATATGATCATCTTCAATTATCTCATCGGAAATGCTGACGCCCATGGGAAAAACTTTTCACTCCTTTACAAAAATGAAAAACCAGAACTAGCCCCTGCCTATGATTTATTGAGCACAACAATTTATCCTGATTTATCACAAAAGCTGGCAATGAAGATTGGTGGTCAATATAAGCCTCAGGATATATATCTCAGACATTTCTATCGACTGGTTTCTGATACAAAAACAGCACAAGCGAATTTAAGAAAGCAAATAAATGCCATGACCCAAGAATTATACAATTCAGCATGTGAGCTCAAAGAGAGTTTGGCACATAAAGGCATATCATCCCCGATATTTAATGATATTATAGCGATCATTCAAGAAAGATCAGCCAAACTAAGTGATTAA